The genomic stretch CTGTTTGCAGGAGGTGCGCTTATGACCGCATGCGGACTTGTGCTTTCTACCTTCGCACACTTATCAGAAAAGAAGAGCGTCTACGAATATCAAGTCAATAAAGGGTAAAAAACAGCTGCAGTGTATGCAGCTGTTCTTCTTTACCGTTTGCCTGAGGCTCTCATTCTTTCTTGAGGATGCTGATTGATAGATCCGTCAGCACGCTTTGAAGCATAGTCGTCCTTTGCTCTCGGTTCACCCTGAAATTTGTTTTCGTTTTCGTAAGGAAATCCTTTTTCTTTATTTCGGACCATGTCATATCCCCCTAGGTTCGAGATCAAAAAGTTGCGTCTTTTCAGATGAAGACGTAAGGTTAGTATATGGAGAACACCACGTAATAAAGCGTTATTTTTTTCCTGAAGAAAGGAGACTGCACACATGAATATGTACATTGAGAAACTGACTAATCTGCTTCTGGAAAAGAACGAGATGATCAGCTATATACAGGCAAAAACGTGGGTGGAATTGTTATGGAGCGATTTCGAAGCAACCTACGCAAAAGCCGGACACGCCTATCAAGGTGAAAAAATGACTGAAAAAATCGTCACACAATGGATTGAAAACTATGGCGGCCAGCTCCACCTTTTTCAAAGCTCCCGTAACGACGTGAATGATTACTTAAATCAAAGCAGAGGCCTTTTGCATTAAAAACCTGCCGTTAACGACCGGCAGGTTTTTTCATTTTCTTAAAATTACCTTAACAGGAAGAAATCATAAACAAAACATGTTTCACCAGCCTGTCAATCAGGGAATACCACTTATATCTTGTCAAAATGCGAGGAGGAGCTTTATATGAAAAAGAAACAAGTAATGCTCGCTTTAACAGCTGCCGCAGGACTGGGTTTGACAGCACTTCATTCCGCTCCCGCAGCAAAAGCTGCGCCCCTTCACGACATATCTGTCAGCATGCCATCATCCGATACTTACATCATAAAAGCAGGAAAGCTGAATGTCCGGACTGAGCCAAATCATGAAGGTGATATTCTCGGCACTGTATCATCAGAACAAAAGGTAAAAGTCGATAGGTTCGTAAATGCCGATTGGGCTCAAATTCATTTCAAAGGAAAGAAAGCATATATTTCAACTCACTTTTTAATGAAAACCGCAAGCCAAGCGAAAACAACGAAACAGACAGCCTTCTATACACCGACGCCCGAAAACGGAAAAGCTAAGCAGCTCTCATCTGGAACAGAGGTGACAATACTTGGGTGGGGATTCAGTGAAAACGGCGGATTTGACTTCACTTGGGCGTTCGTGGATTATGGCGGAGTTAAAGGCTATATTCACACAAAGGATTTACAAATGCGATAAAAAGGCAGGCCGAGGCTTGTCTTTTTGCCTATGCATGAAACATTTCTTCTTTCTGCACGTAACAATGAGAAAGGAGATGATGATATGACGGGTTTAGTCGGCGGAGGGCTTATGATCATTGCGGGCATACTGATCAAACTGTTTCCTCCCAAATCGATCAACAGTGTGTACGGATACAGAACGAGACGCTCAATGTCAGATCAAAGATTATGGAATGAAGCGAACCGTTACAGTGCATCATTAATGATCCTGTCAGGCTTGGTGATTGCGGGAATGGGTTTGCTGCTGGGATCAAACTTGTTTATTCTTCAGCTTATCCTGCTGATTGCCGCCTGTGTCATAACATTTATGCTAACGGAGAAAAGGCTGAAAATCATGACGCACAGTCAAGGAGGAGATAGAAGTGGACGGAGTTAAATGCCAGTTTGTCAATACGAACGGAATCACGCTTCACGTTGCAGCCGCAGGACGGGAAGATGGCCCGTTAATTGTCCTGCTCCATGGATTTCCTGAGTTTTGGTACGGCTGGAAAAATCAAATCAAACCGCTTGTTGATGCGGGTTACCGGGTCATTGCTCCTGATCAGCGGGGCTACAATCTCAGTGACAAACCGGAAGGAATTGATTCGTATCGGATTGATACATTAAGAGATGATATCATCGGGCTTATTACGCAATTCACTGATGAAAAAGCAATTGTCATCGGTCATGACTGGGGAGGAGCTGTCGCATGGCATTTGGCTTCCACACGCCCGGAATATCTTGAAAAACTGATCGCGATCAATATCCCGCACCCGCACGTCATGAAAACCGTAACGCCGCTTTATCCGCCGCAATGGCTGAAAAGCTCGTATATCGCATACTTCCAGCTGCCCGATATACCGGAGGCATCACTAAGGGAAAATGATTATGATACATTAGACAAAGCGATTGGATTATCCGACCGTCCCGCGCTTTTTACATCCGAGGATGTCAGCAGGTACAAAGAAGCGTGGAAGCAGCCGGGCGCGCTGACAGCTATGCTGAACTGGTACAGAGCCCTCAGAAAAGGAAGCTTGGCAGAGAAACCCTCTTACGAAACAGTACCTTACCGAATGATCTGGGGAATGGAAGACCGCTTTTTGAGCAGAAAGCTTGCGAAAGAGACGGAAAGGCATTGCCCGAATGGACATCTCATCTTTGTTGATGAAGCTTCCCATTGGATTAACCACGAAAAGCCAGCCATCGTCAATCAGCTGATTTTGGAATATCTTAAGAACCAATAAGCTAAAATTTCTCTCCATCCGTCTGTCATAATGGCAGACTTTTTCTGTGCGTTTTTTTTCATAGTCTGTTTTAAACATGACAAAATAACATTAAAAATCATGAATGTCACCATAAAATTGTAACAAAAAACAGGTTTAAACGACTTTAAAAAAAGGAATAGCCTTACTGAAGATTTGTGTAAAACTCCCCTAAGGCAATACTTAAAAAGAATAATAAAAAGAAGGTGCCTTAATGAAGCAAGGATTAATCTCGATTATTATCCCGTCTTACAATGAAGGGTATAATGTTAAACTCATTCATGAATCTTTAAAAAAGGAATTTAAAAACATTCATTATGACTATGAAATATTCTTCATAAACGACGGAAGTGTTGATGACACGCTTCAGCAGATCAAAGACTTGGCAGCGACGTGCAGCCGGGTAAAATATATATCTTTTTCTCGAAACTTTGGAAAAGAAGCCGCAATTTTGGCGGGCTTTGAGCATGTTCAGGGCGAGGCGGTTATTGTCATGGATGCCGATCTGCAGCATCCGACATATTTGCTGAAGGAATTTATCAAAGGCTACGAAGAAGGGTATGACCAAGTCATTGCCCAAAGGAACAGAAAAGGGGACAGCTTTGTCCGCTCACTCTTATCATCTATGTATTACAAGTTCATTAATAAAGCGGTGGAAGTCGATTTGCGTGACGGTGTCGGTGACTTCAGATTGTTAAGCCGCCAAGCTGTGAATGCACTTTTGAAGCTGAGCGAAGGAAACCGCTTCTCAAAAGGCCTTTTTTGCTGGATTGGCTTTGATCAGAAAATTGTATTTTATGAAAATGTCGAACGAAAAAACGGCACCTCCAAATGGTCGTTCAGCAGTCTGTTTAACTACGGAATGGACGGCGTCGTTTCATTTAATCATAAGCCGCTGAGATTATGTTTTTATACAGGCATTTTCATCCTGCTGCTTTCCATCATTTATATCATTGCCACATTCGTTAAAATTCTGACTAACGGTATTTCTGTGCCTGGGTATTTCACCATTATCTCAGCAGTGTTATTTCTCGGCGGAGTACAGCTGTTAAGTCTTGGAATAATAGGTGAATATATCGGCCGAATCTATTATGAAACAAAAAAACGCCCGCATTATTTGATCAAAGAGGCGAATATCCCGAACAAAGACCTGCCTGAAACGAACGAATTAAAAAGCATGCGGCGTCTGACAAAAATGCACTGAAAATACCAAGCGCCATTGGCAGTGCTTTTTTTGCGTGTCTATTATCTTAAAAGCAAGACTGGAGAATTCATATGAAAAGAAAACATATCATGATCTATGCGGCCAGTTTGCTGGTGTCCGTTCTGGCACACGCTTTTTTTGTGAAAGAATGGGCGGAAGGCAGGTATATGACAGGTCCGGGTGACGGGCTTGCGCAAATGATCGTATTTAAAAAATTATTATTTGACCAATATACACACGGGAATTTTTTCTACAATTATTCATTCGGACTTGGCGGCGGCACATTCAGTCAGCTCGGCTATTATTTTTCTGCGTCTTTTCTTTTTCTTGCTGTGTCTGCCGCTGTTTGGCTGCTTCAAGCCGTCCAGCTGATCGGAGAAACGGATACGCTTTTTTGGGCAGAGTCAGCTGTTTTTATCAGTATTTTCAAATTGAGCTTGATCATCTTTACGTCCGCTTCTGTTTTTCATTATCTTCTTAAGCACAGGGCGGCATCGTTCACGGGAGCCGTGTTATACGGCGTCTCAATTATTTATTTCCGTCACGAAGCGTATTGGGAATTTTTCACCGATACAATGGTTTGGCTTCCGCTGCTTGTGCTTGGCGCAGAAAAAATTATTAGAGAGCGGCGTCCGGCGTGGTTTATCGTTGCGTGTTCGCTGACGTTAATCAACAATTTTTACTTTGCATACATAAACCTTATATTCATCGGAATCTATGTGCTGTTCAGATGGCTGATCCGTTTGGAACCACATGAAGAGAAAAGATGGATTCAAATCAGATTATTTCTCGTTTCAGGCTTCATTTCTTTTGGCATCAGTGCGGCGGCGTTTGTGCCGGTAGTATACGGTTTTTTAAACAACCTGCGCCCTCCATACAGCCAGAAAATAGAGTGGCTCAATTTCGATGATAATATCTTATTTTCGAGCCGGATCATCATTGTGCCGGCCGCTTTTCTGCTGTTTTTGTTTATTATTTCTTTTTACAAAAACCGTGTGTTTCGTCTCTTTGCCGGGTTGAGCCTGCTGTTTATTCTGTTTCATTTC from Bacillus subtilis subsp. subtilis str. 168 encodes the following:
- the sspK gene encoding small acid-soluble spore protein (Evidence 1a: Function from experimental evidences in the studied strain; PubMedId: 10806362; Product type cp: cell process), which produces MVRNKEKGFPYENENKFQGEPRAKDDYASKRADGSINQHPQERMRASGKR
- the yfhJ gene encoding hypothetical protein (Evidence 4: Unknown function but conserved in other organisms); translated protein: MNMYIEKLTNLLLEKNEMISYIQAKTWVELLWSDFEATYAKAGHAYQGEKMTEKIVTQWIENYGGQLHLFQSSRNDVNDYLNQSRGLLH
- the yfhK gene encoding hypothetical protein (Evidence 3: Putative function from multiple computational evidences; Product type m: membrane component), with product MKKKQVMLALTAAAGLGLTALHSAPAAKAAPLHDISVSMPSSDTYIIKAGKLNVRTEPNHEGDILGTVSSEQKVKVDRFVNADWAQIHFKGKKAYISTHFLMKTASQAKTTKQTAFYTPTPENGKAKQLSSGTEVTILGWGFSENGGFDFTWAFVDYGGVKGYIHTKDLQMR
- the spdL gene encoding factor for peptide SdpC immunity (Evidence 1a: Function from experimental evidences in the studied strain; PubMedId: 16629676, 22720735; Product type f: factor), producing MTGLVGGGLMIIAGILIKLFPPKSINSVYGYRTRRSMSDQRLWNEANRYSASLMILSGLVIAGMGLLLGSNLFILQLILLIAACVITFMLTEKRLKIMTHSQGGDRSGRS
- the ephM gene encoding stress induced epoxide hydrolase (Evidence 1a: Function from experimental evidences in the studied strain; PubMedId: 16597997, 20941576; Product type e: enzyme), whose protein sequence is MDGVKCQFVNTNGITLHVAAAGREDGPLIVLLHGFPEFWYGWKNQIKPLVDAGYRVIAPDQRGYNLSDKPEGIDSYRIDTLRDDIIGLITQFTDEKAIVIGHDWGGAVAWHLASTRPEYLEKLIAINIPHPHVMKTVTPLYPPQWLKSSYIAYFQLPDIPEASLRENDYDTLDKAIGLSDRPALFTSEDVSRYKEAWKQPGALTAMLNWYRALRKGSLAEKPSYETVPYRMIWGMEDRFLSRKLAKETERHCPNGHLIFVDEASHWINHEKPAIVNQLILEYLKNQ
- the csbB gene encoding putative bactoprenol glycosyl transferase, phage origin (Evidence 3: Putative function from multiple computational evidences; PubMedId: 8921856, 9636707, 23632331; Product type e: enzyme), coding for MKQGLISIIIPSYNEGYNVKLIHESLKKEFKNIHYDYEIFFINDGSVDDTLQQIKDLAATCSRVKYISFSRNFGKEAAILAGFEHVQGEAVIVMDADLQHPTYLLKEFIKGYEEGYDQVIAQRNRKGDSFVRSLLSSMYYKFINKAVEVDLRDGVGDFRLLSRQAVNALLKLSEGNRFSKGLFCWIGFDQKIVFYENVERKNGTSKWSFSSLFNYGMDGVVSFNHKPLRLCFYTGIFILLLSIIYIIATFVKILTNGISVPGYFTIISAVLFLGGVQLLSLGIIGEYIGRIYYETKKRPHYLIKEANIPNKDLPETNELKSMRRLTKMH